One window of the Streptomyces sp. NBC_00259 genome contains the following:
- the tmk gene encoding dTMP kinase: MTRAEQPTAQSPTSDPDARAADALIVDSRERAVRSLLRVPALRRLWSAQLVGGIGDALALLVLVLLALQTAVAEGAFGGGYRGAAFAVAAVFGARFLATLLFGAVLLGPLTSLTAPSGPLDRRWTMIGADGVRIALLVIAPLWIDWTPGDAVAYLLATAFVIGVAERFWTVARESAAPALLPPPPLEGAAVRPLPDHQDALRRLSLRTAFVAVPAGAAALLVATLIGNLLGTGIEWFSLHQAALGSYVAAGLFAASLSVLSAVELPDAQTPRPRSPLEGLRRPATGSGLDKGRTGAVPLLVLACAAIAGAIASAVAVAVLHTRDLGGGPVAFALLVLALTGGTGLGIRAAKGVLPALSRRRLLAIAIAVTGIALLTLGLVPDTATVLFLAVLAGGAAGVAAHTGHALIDLETEEYRRPRITEHLQAVVRVAIGLGAVGAPLLAAAIGPHRLASGDFVFAHGGAAFTLMLVGALLLPVAVIVLAKTDDRSGVPLRRDLADAVRRGADPAQAPSATGFFIAVEGGDGAGKSTQVDALAEWIRAKGHEVVVTREPGATPVGKRLRSILLDVSSGGLSNRAEALLYAADRAEHVDTVVRPALERGAIVISDRYIDSSVAYQGAGRDLSPTEIARISRWATDGLVPHLTVLLDVSPETARERFTEAPDRLESEPAEFHQRVRAGFLTLAAADPGRYLVVDAGQEPESVTTVVRHRLDQVLPLSEAEVKAQEEARKAAAEEARRKAEEEAARKAEEERLERERQEQLAKLRAEEEERKRRELEEARRQEAERQAEEARQRAEEARLLAEEERRRREAEEKALREEAERRRRQAEEEARLRAEAEERRVEKQRKAEEALLRAEEARRAAESAAAAAAAVSAAETTVSTPVAGANDVTQTVETPRPRVGMTKQDETKQDEETTVLPQVPEGTTDAARDRASEPAQGERPGAAAADETAVLPPVRDERRGAAAADETAVLPPVRDERRGAAAADETAVLPPVRDERPADRVPEGIFRDERPANSDERTRELPQVDEQGRPRRRSDWAEETPLDDLPTLADELLGPHEDDDERYRRR, from the coding sequence ATGACGCGAGCCGAGCAGCCAACGGCCCAGAGCCCCACCTCTGACCCCGACGCACGTGCCGCAGACGCACTGATCGTGGACTCACGCGAGCGCGCCGTACGGTCGCTGCTGCGCGTACCCGCGCTGCGCAGACTGTGGAGTGCACAACTCGTCGGCGGCATCGGTGATGCCCTCGCGCTGCTGGTGCTGGTGCTGCTGGCACTTCAGACGGCAGTGGCCGAGGGGGCGTTCGGCGGGGGGTATCGCGGTGCCGCCTTCGCCGTTGCCGCCGTCTTCGGCGCCCGGTTCCTCGCGACGCTGCTCTTCGGGGCCGTGCTCCTGGGCCCGCTCACCTCGCTCACGGCGCCCAGCGGCCCCCTCGACCGCCGGTGGACGATGATCGGGGCGGACGGCGTCCGTATCGCCCTGCTCGTGATCGCCCCGCTGTGGATCGACTGGACGCCGGGCGACGCCGTCGCGTATCTGCTGGCCACCGCCTTCGTCATCGGCGTCGCCGAACGGTTCTGGACCGTCGCCCGGGAGAGCGCGGCGCCCGCGCTGCTGCCCCCGCCCCCGCTCGAGGGCGCGGCCGTACGCCCGCTGCCCGACCACCAGGACGCGCTGCGCCGACTCTCCCTGCGTACCGCGTTCGTGGCCGTCCCGGCCGGCGCCGCGGCCCTGCTCGTCGCCACGCTGATCGGCAATCTGCTCGGCACCGGCATCGAGTGGTTCTCACTGCACCAGGCCGCGCTCGGGTCGTACGTCGCGGCAGGGCTCTTCGCCGCGTCGCTGTCCGTCCTGTCCGCCGTCGAACTTCCGGACGCACAGACCCCGCGCCCCCGCTCCCCGTTGGAGGGCCTGCGCCGTCCGGCCACGGGCAGCGGCCTCGACAAGGGGCGTACCGGCGCGGTCCCGCTGCTGGTCCTGGCCTGCGCCGCGATCGCCGGAGCCATCGCCTCCGCAGTGGCGGTCGCCGTACTGCACACGCGTGACCTGGGCGGCGGCCCGGTCGCCTTCGCCCTGCTCGTCCTCGCTCTGACCGGCGGTACGGGGCTGGGCATCCGCGCCGCGAAGGGTGTGCTGCCCGCGCTGTCGCGCCGGCGGCTGCTCGCGATCGCCATCGCCGTCACCGGCATCGCGCTGCTGACGCTCGGGCTCGTACCGGACACGGCGACGGTCCTCTTCCTCGCGGTCCTCGCGGGCGGAGCGGCCGGTGTCGCCGCGCACACCGGGCACGCGCTGATCGACCTGGAGACCGAGGAGTACCGCCGACCGCGGATCACCGAGCATCTGCAGGCCGTCGTCCGGGTCGCCATCGGGCTCGGCGCGGTCGGCGCTCCGCTGCTCGCCGCCGCCATCGGCCCGCACCGCCTCGCCAGCGGCGACTTCGTCTTCGCACACGGCGGCGCCGCGTTCACGCTGATGCTGGTCGGCGCGCTGCTGCTGCCCGTGGCCGTGATCGTCCTCGCCAAGACCGACGACCGTTCCGGCGTGCCGCTGCGGCGCGACCTGGCCGACGCGGTGCGCCGCGGCGCCGACCCGGCGCAGGCACCCTCGGCGACCGGCTTCTTCATCGCCGTCGAGGGCGGCGACGGCGCCGGGAAGTCCACGCAGGTGGACGCGCTCGCGGAGTGGATCCGCGCCAAGGGCCACGAGGTCGTCGTCACCCGTGAGCCGGGTGCCACCCCCGTCGGCAAGCGGCTCCGTTCCATCCTGCTCGACGTCTCGTCGGGCGGGCTCTCGAACCGTGCGGAGGCGCTGCTGTACGCCGCCGACCGGGCCGAGCACGTCGACACCGTCGTCCGCCCGGCGCTGGAGCGCGGCGCGATCGTCATCTCCGACCGCTACATCGACTCGTCGGTGGCCTACCAGGGCGCGGGCCGCGATCTGTCCCCGACCGAGATCGCCCGAATCTCGCGCTGGGCGACGGACGGACTGGTTCCGCATCTGACGGTGCTGCTGGACGTCTCCCCGGAGACCGCGCGCGAGCGCTTCACGGAGGCGCCCGACCGGCTGGAGTCGGAGCCGGCGGAGTTCCACCAGCGGGTACGGGCCGGATTCCTGACCCTGGCTGCCGCCGACCCGGGCCGCTATCTGGTGGTCGACGCAGGCCAGGAACCGGAGTCCGTGACCACGGTCGTACGGCACCGGCTCGATCAGGTGCTTCCGCTCTCCGAGGCCGAGGTGAAGGCCCAGGAGGAGGCGCGGAAGGCCGCCGCGGAGGAGGCCCGCCGCAAGGCCGAGGAGGAGGCCGCGCGCAAGGCCGAGGAGGAGCGCCTGGAGCGCGAGCGCCAGGAACAGCTCGCCAAGCTGCGTGCCGAGGAGGAGGAGCGCAAGCGCCGCGAGCTGGAGGAAGCGCGCCGCCAGGAGGCCGAGCGGCAGGCTGAGGAGGCCAGGCAGCGGGCCGAGGAGGCGCGGCTGCTGGCCGAGGAGGAACGCCGCCGGCGCGAGGCGGAGGAGAAGGCCCTCCGGGAGGAAGCGGAACGCCGTCGTCGGCAGGCCGAGGAAGAGGCTCGGCTCCGGGCCGAGGCTGAGGAGCGCCGCGTCGAGAAGCAGCGCAAGGCCGAGGAGGCCCTGCTGCGGGCCGAGGAGGCGCGCCGCGCCGCCGAGTCGGCGGCCGCCGCCGCGGCGGCCGTGTCGGCCGCGGAGACGACCGTGTCCACCCCGGTGGCCGGAGCGAACGATGTGACGCAGACGGTGGAGACGCCGCGACCGCGCGTCGGCATGACCAAGCAGGACGAGACGAAGCAGGACGAGGAGACGACGGTTCTACCGCAGGTCCCGGAGGGGACCACGGACGCCGCGCGGGACCGGGCTTCGGAGCCGGCACAGGGCGAGCGACCGGGGGCCGCCGCCGCGGACGAGACCGCGGTGCTTCCGCCGGTGCGGGACGAGCGGCGAGGAGCTGCCGCCGCCGATGAGACCGCGGTGCTTCCGCCGGTGCGGGACGAGCGGCGAGGAGCTGCCGCCGCCGATGAGACGGCGGTCCTCCCGCCCGTGCGGGACGAGCGTCCCGCCGACCGGGTGCCCGAGGGCATCTTCCGGGACGAGCGGCCCGCGAACTCGGACGAGCGCACGCGCGAGCTGCCACAGGTCGACGAGCAGGGCCGTCCGCGCCGCCGGTCCGACTGGGCGGAGGAGACCCCGCTCGACGATCTCCCGACCCTGGCGGACGAACTGCTCGGCCCGCACGAGGACGACGACGAGCGGTACCGGAGGCGTTAG